A window of the Vigna angularis cultivar LongXiaoDou No.4 chromosome 3, ASM1680809v1, whole genome shotgun sequence genome harbors these coding sequences:
- the LOC108326558 gene encoding uncharacterized protein LOC108326558 isoform X1, producing the protein MTESRIRTVVEAIHSSSFQAVLHLTGGASQTVGSLLSVPGASNTVLEVVVPYSKMSLIQLLGKIPSQFCSQQTAEDMALLAYNRALKLSTPGSPVVGVGFTGSLASSRPKLGEHRLYMSTRTADQLWISRVTLTKGLRTREEEDGVSSHLLIKAIANACKIRAASISVLSESDVSDERVTHFHEDQQLEQLINGQICFKIYPFANEIPAERKIIMPGSFNPLHDGHLKLMEVATRICHDGYPCFEISAVNADKPPLSVSQIKDRVKQFEKMGKTVIISNQPYFYKKAELFPGSAFVIGADTAVRLINPKYYDGDYYKMLKILIGCKETGCTFLVGGRNVDGAFKVLDDIDVPEELKDMFVSIPAEQFRMDISSTEIRNASAM; encoded by the exons ATGACGGAGAGTCGTATCCGAACCGTCGTAGAGGCCATTCACTCCTCTTCTTTCCAAGCCGTTCTGCATCTCACCGGCGGAGCATCTCAG ACGGTGGGTTCGTTGCTATCAGTTCCCGGTGCTTCAAACACTGTGCTCGAAGTTGTGGTTCCTTACTCTAAGATGTCTCTCATACAGTTACTGGGAAAG ATTCCATCCCAGTTTTGCAGCCAACAGACGGCCGAAGATATGGCTTTATTGGCTTATAATCGCGCTCTTAAGCTCTCTACGCCAG GATCCCCAGTTGTTGGTGTCGGTTTCACTGGCTCTTTGGCTAGCAGTCGTCCAAAACTCGGGGAACACCG ACTTTACATGTCAACAAGGACAGCTGACCAACTGTGGATATCAAGAGTGACCTTGACTAAG GGGCTTCGTACACGAGAAGAAGAGGATGGAGTTTCTAGTCATCTTTTGATCAAG GCAATTGCAAATGCATGCAAAATTCGTGCAGCATCAATTTCAGTGTTGAGTGAATCAGATGTATCGGATGAACGTGTAACACATTTCCATGAAGATCAGCAGTTAGAGCAACTTATAAATGGTCAAATATGCTTTAAAATTTACCCATTTGCAAATG AGATACCGgctgaaagaaaaataataatgccTGGTTCTTTCAATCCATTACATGATGGGCATCTCAAGCTTATGGAAGTTGCTACTCG CATTTGCCATGATGGGTATCCTTGCTTTGAAATATCTGCTGTCAATGCAGACAAACCTCCATTGTCGGTGTCTCAGATCAAAGACCGTGTCAAACAATTTGAAAAAATGG GTAAAACAGTAATTATATCGAATCAGCCTTATTTTTATAAGAAGGCTGAACTTTTTCCAGGCAGTGCTTTTGTAATTGGAGCTGACACAGCAGTGAGGCTtattaat CCTAAATATTATGACGGTGACTACTACAAGATGTTGAAGATACTAATTGGATGTAAAGAAACAGGATGCACTTTCCTTGTGGGTGGTCGGAATGTAGATGGTGCTTTCAAG GTTCTAGATGATATTGATGTTCCAGAAGAACTAAAAGACATGTTCGTCTCCATTCCAGCAGAGCAGTTCCGCATGGATATATCCTCCACTGAAATAAGAAATGCAAGTGCGATGTAA
- the LOC108326558 gene encoding uncharacterized protein LOC108326558 isoform X3 has product MSTRTADQLWISRVTLTKGLRTREEEDGVSSHLLIKAIANACKIRAASISVLSESDVSDERVTHFHEDQQLEQLINGQICFKIYPFANEIPAERKIIMPGSFNPLHDGHLKLMEVATRICHDGYPCFEISAVNADKPPLSVSQIKDRVKQFEKMGKTVIISNQPYFYKKAELFPGSAFVIGADTAVRLINPKYYDGDYYKMLKILIGCKETGCTFLVGGRNVDGAFKVLDDIDVPEELKDMFVSIPAEQFRMDISSTEIRNASAM; this is encoded by the exons ATGTCAACAAGGACAGCTGACCAACTGTGGATATCAAGAGTGACCTTGACTAAG GGGCTTCGTACACGAGAAGAAGAGGATGGAGTTTCTAGTCATCTTTTGATCAAG GCAATTGCAAATGCATGCAAAATTCGTGCAGCATCAATTTCAGTGTTGAGTGAATCAGATGTATCGGATGAACGTGTAACACATTTCCATGAAGATCAGCAGTTAGAGCAACTTATAAATGGTCAAATATGCTTTAAAATTTACCCATTTGCAAATG AGATACCGgctgaaagaaaaataataatgccTGGTTCTTTCAATCCATTACATGATGGGCATCTCAAGCTTATGGAAGTTGCTACTCG CATTTGCCATGATGGGTATCCTTGCTTTGAAATATCTGCTGTCAATGCAGACAAACCTCCATTGTCGGTGTCTCAGATCAAAGACCGTGTCAAACAATTTGAAAAAATGG GTAAAACAGTAATTATATCGAATCAGCCTTATTTTTATAAGAAGGCTGAACTTTTTCCAGGCAGTGCTTTTGTAATTGGAGCTGACACAGCAGTGAGGCTtattaat CCTAAATATTATGACGGTGACTACTACAAGATGTTGAAGATACTAATTGGATGTAAAGAAACAGGATGCACTTTCCTTGTGGGTGGTCGGAATGTAGATGGTGCTTTCAAG GTTCTAGATGATATTGATGTTCCAGAAGAACTAAAAGACATGTTCGTCTCCATTCCAGCAGAGCAGTTCCGCATGGATATATCCTCCACTGAAATAAGAAATGCAAGTGCGATGTAA
- the LOC108326558 gene encoding uncharacterized protein LOC108326558 isoform X2, translating into MFICRLYMSTRTADQLWISRVTLTKGLRTREEEDGVSSHLLIKAIANACKIRAASISVLSESDVSDERVTHFHEDQQLEQLINGQICFKIYPFANEIPAERKIIMPGSFNPLHDGHLKLMEVATRICHDGYPCFEISAVNADKPPLSVSQIKDRVKQFEKMGKTVIISNQPYFYKKAELFPGSAFVIGADTAVRLINPKYYDGDYYKMLKILIGCKETGCTFLVGGRNVDGAFKVLDDIDVPEELKDMFVSIPAEQFRMDISSTEIRNASAM; encoded by the exons ATGTTCATTTGCAGACTTTACATGTCAACAAGGACAGCTGACCAACTGTGGATATCAAGAGTGACCTTGACTAAG GGGCTTCGTACACGAGAAGAAGAGGATGGAGTTTCTAGTCATCTTTTGATCAAG GCAATTGCAAATGCATGCAAAATTCGTGCAGCATCAATTTCAGTGTTGAGTGAATCAGATGTATCGGATGAACGTGTAACACATTTCCATGAAGATCAGCAGTTAGAGCAACTTATAAATGGTCAAATATGCTTTAAAATTTACCCATTTGCAAATG AGATACCGgctgaaagaaaaataataatgccTGGTTCTTTCAATCCATTACATGATGGGCATCTCAAGCTTATGGAAGTTGCTACTCG CATTTGCCATGATGGGTATCCTTGCTTTGAAATATCTGCTGTCAATGCAGACAAACCTCCATTGTCGGTGTCTCAGATCAAAGACCGTGTCAAACAATTTGAAAAAATGG GTAAAACAGTAATTATATCGAATCAGCCTTATTTTTATAAGAAGGCTGAACTTTTTCCAGGCAGTGCTTTTGTAATTGGAGCTGACACAGCAGTGAGGCTtattaat CCTAAATATTATGACGGTGACTACTACAAGATGTTGAAGATACTAATTGGATGTAAAGAAACAGGATGCACTTTCCTTGTGGGTGGTCGGAATGTAGATGGTGCTTTCAAG GTTCTAGATGATATTGATGTTCCAGAAGAACTAAAAGACATGTTCGTCTCCATTCCAGCAGAGCAGTTCCGCATGGATATATCCTCCACTGAAATAAGAAATGCAAGTGCGATGTAA